In Betaproteobacteria bacterium, one genomic interval encodes:
- a CDS encoding TRAP transporter small permease subunit, translated as MQKLFLFVDKVSTFVGQTFSWLALALTITISWEVFSRYFLDTPHSWAFDAMIMMYGAMFMMAGAYTLSKAGHVRGDVLYGFFEPRTQASIDLVLYVLFFIPGVIALCWAGYIYAGESWAMNEHSSITADGPPLYHFKTIIPLAGVLLLMQGIVEILRCIVCLQVGEWPKRVEDVEEVDVEKLKEMVHVMDEDIAKLDKYVVAQEKAK; from the coding sequence ATGCAAAAACTGTTTCTTTTCGTTGACAAGGTGAGCACCTTTGTCGGGCAGACTTTTTCGTGGCTCGCGCTGGCATTGACGATCACGATCTCCTGGGAAGTGTTCTCGCGCTATTTTCTCGACACGCCGCATTCATGGGCGTTCGACGCCATGATCATGATGTACGGCGCCATGTTCATGATGGCGGGTGCGTACACTTTGTCCAAAGCGGGCCATGTGCGTGGCGATGTGCTTTACGGTTTCTTTGAGCCGCGAACCCAGGCCAGTATTGACCTGGTCTTGTATGTCCTCTTTTTTATTCCCGGGGTGATCGCGCTCTGCTGGGCCGGCTACATTTATGCTGGCGAATCCTGGGCCATGAACGAGCACTCCAGCATCACCGCGGACGGCCCCCCGCTCTACCACTTCAAGACGATCATTCCACTCGCCGGCGTGTTGTTGCTGATGCAGGGTATCGTCGAAATCCTCCGCTGTATTGTGTGCCTGCAAGTGGGCGAATGGCCGAAGCGCGTCGAGGACGTCGAAGAGGTTGACGTCGAAAAGTTGAAAGAAATGGTCCACGTCATGGACGAAGATATCGCCAAGCTCGATAAATACGTGGTTGCGCAGGAGAAAGCCAAATGA
- a CDS encoding TRAP transporter large permease subunit, giving the protein MRKELWFGFGLMAIILTVLISVTPWGHLTNGHLGLIMLGLIVVMIMLGFPTAFTLMGMGVLFAWVAYRSVNPDLAVRQTLDLMVQRAYSVMSNDVLIAIPLFVFMGYLVERAALIEKLFKSLHLSMARIPGSLAVATIVTCAIFATATGIVGAVVTLMGLLALPAMLRAGYDVRLSAGAITAGGCLGILIPPSVLLIVYGATAGVSVVKLYAGAFFPGLMLAGLYVGYVIIVAMWKPHLAPPLAAIDRVVPLPPLAKSLAPLGSNAVAGLFGGLKSTSFAKRTVVGQLFVSLIPAIVIVVLLGVMYTTATAPVVEVDTTGLVESGGAASASFEEKSVDASSGLQEPPKETGGLQEPPKEDGGLKEPPAEVAKEAVVEPPKVVPAKAAEAKPAATPTAAAERVPAPIWYWVVFGVGMSALALTYWLMNWERLEIFKMLLTSFFPLAVLIIAVLGSIVFGLATPTEAAAVGAFGGCILAGAYRYVNARKTKPASAISTTARELGGIVKESCFLTAKTTAMVCWLFVGSSIFSAAFALLGGQEIIETWVLSLGLTTIQFMLLSQFIIFILGWPLEWTEIIVIFMPIFIPLLAKFNVDPLFFGLLVALNLQTAFLSPPVAMAAFYLKGVSPPHVTLNQIFAGMLPFMVIQVVALALLYIFPGIGMWLPNTLYK; this is encoded by the coding sequence ATACGCAAGGAACTCTGGTTCGGCTTTGGCCTGATGGCGATCATCCTTACTGTTTTGATTTCGGTAACCCCGTGGGGCCATCTCACCAACGGGCACCTTGGCCTGATCATGCTCGGCTTGATTGTGGTGATGATCATGCTCGGCTTTCCGACGGCATTTACGTTGATGGGCATGGGCGTCCTTTTTGCCTGGGTTGCGTATCGCAGTGTGAATCCGGACCTCGCCGTGCGACAAACACTGGACTTGATGGTGCAGCGCGCTTACTCGGTGATGTCCAACGATGTCCTGATCGCCATTCCGCTTTTCGTCTTCATGGGTTACCTGGTCGAGCGTGCCGCGCTGATCGAGAAGCTGTTCAAGAGCCTGCACCTCTCGATGGCGCGTATCCCTGGGTCGCTGGCGGTCGCTACCATCGTCACCTGCGCGATTTTCGCGACGGCGACCGGCATTGTCGGCGCGGTCGTTACGCTGATGGGCCTGCTGGCACTGCCGGCCATGCTGCGCGCAGGCTATGACGTCAGGCTTTCCGCGGGCGCCATCACCGCCGGCGGCTGCCTGGGCATCCTGATCCCGCCCTCAGTATTGCTAATTGTGTACGGCGCGACCGCCGGTGTGTCCGTCGTCAAACTCTATGCGGGCGCGTTTTTCCCGGGCCTCATGCTGGCGGGGCTGTATGTGGGATATGTAATCATCGTCGCGATGTGGAAGCCGCATCTCGCGCCGCCGCTCGCGGCGATTGATCGCGTGGTGCCATTGCCGCCGCTTGCCAAGTCGCTGGCACCTCTGGGCAGCAATGCCGTTGCCGGCTTGTTCGGCGGCCTGAAATCAACAAGCTTTGCCAAGCGTACGGTCGTCGGCCAGTTGTTTGTTTCCCTGATCCCGGCGATTGTCATCGTCGTCTTGCTGGGGGTGATGTACACCACGGCGACGGCGCCGGTGGTAGAGGTAGATACCACGGGGTTGGTCGAGTCAGGTGGCGCGGCTTCCGCGTCCTTTGAGGAAAAGTCTGTAGACGCGTCATCGGGATTACAGGAGCCGCCGAAAGAAACAGGCGGACTGCAGGAGCCACCCAAAGAAGACGGCGGTCTCAAAGAGCCGCCGGCGGAAGTTGCCAAGGAAGCAGTTGTCGAACCTCCCAAGGTGGTCCCCGCCAAAGCCGCAGAAGCCAAGCCGGCTGCCACGCCAACTGCCGCCGCTGAGCGCGTCCCGGCGCCAATCTGGTATTGGGTGGTGTTTGGTGTCGGCATGTCAGCGCTGGCCTTGACTTACTGGCTGATGAACTGGGAGCGGCTGGAAATCTTCAAGATGCTGCTGACATCGTTCTTTCCGCTCGCCGTGCTGATCATAGCGGTGCTGGGGTCGATCGTTTTCGGCCTGGCAACGCCGACCGAGGCCGCCGCCGTCGGTGCCTTCGGCGGTTGCATTCTCGCCGGGGCCTATCGGTACGTGAACGCGCGCAAAACCAAACCCGCCAGTGCCATTTCGACCACGGCCAGGGAACTGGGCGGCATTGTCAAGGAGTCATGCTTTCTCACCGCGAAGACCACCGCGATGGTGTGCTGGCTGTTCGTCGGCTCGTCGATTTTTTCGGCGGCCTTTGCGTTGCTGGGCGGACAGGAAATCATCGAAACCTGGGTGCTCTCGCTGGGATTGACGACGATTCAGTTCATGCTGCTGTCCCAGTTCATCATCTTCATTCTCGGCTGGCCGCTGGAATGGACCGAGATCATCGTCATTTTCATGCCGATCTTCATTCCTTTGCTGGCCAAATTCAACGTTGATCCATTGTTCTTTGGTTTGCTGGTCGCGTTGAATCTGCAGACAGCATTCCTGTCACCGCCCGTGGCAATGGCGGCGTTCTATCTGAAAGGCGTGTCGCCGCCGCACGTGACCCTGAATCAGATATTCGCGGGGATGCTGCCCTTCATGGTCATACAAGTGGTGGCGCTGGCGCTGCTCTACATCTTTCCCGGGATCGGGATGTGGCTGCCGAATACTTTGTACAAGTAA
- a CDS encoding D-glycerate dehydrogenase: MKPKTLITRQVFPEIVAMLSQQFEVDHNESDDIFTAEVLRTRAVGCAGIVACLTEKIDAAFLDACPSVKVVSNIAVGYNNIDIAEASRRGVMVTNTPGVLDDTTADLTFALLMAAARRITETERRLRNGEWKKGFALQQWLGTDIHHASLGIIGMGRIGQTIARRASGFDMNVRYFNRTRLDEALEAKLNVGYASKEEILRESDFVVVMVPYSAVTHHLIKAGDLALMKPSAIFINTARGGVVDDVALIAALKEKRIAAAGIDVFEGEPTFNAEFLKLDNVAMTPHIGSATHATRMRMAALASVNMTAALTGKIPPNLVNP; this comes from the coding sequence ATGAAACCGAAAACTCTGATTACCCGGCAGGTCTTCCCGGAGATCGTTGCGATGCTTTCGCAACAGTTTGAAGTGGACCATAACGAGAGTGACGACATCTTCACCGCAGAGGTGTTGCGCACGCGCGCGGTTGGCTGCGCGGGAATAGTGGCGTGCCTTACCGAAAAAATTGACGCCGCCTTTCTCGACGCCTGTCCGTCCGTGAAGGTTGTAAGCAATATCGCCGTGGGCTACAACAACATCGATATCGCCGAGGCGAGCCGGCGCGGCGTGATGGTCACCAATACGCCCGGCGTGCTCGACGACACCACCGCGGATCTCACGTTCGCGTTGCTGATGGCGGCGGCGCGTCGCATCACCGAGACCGAACGGCGCCTGCGCAATGGCGAATGGAAGAAAGGTTTCGCGCTTCAGCAATGGCTGGGTACCGATATTCATCATGCTTCGCTGGGCATCATCGGCATGGGTCGCATTGGGCAGACGATTGCCCGGCGCGCGTCGGGATTCGATATGAATGTGCGCTACTTCAATCGCACACGGCTGGACGAAGCGCTCGAAGCAAAGCTGAATGTGGGCTACGCAAGCAAGGAAGAGATCCTGCGTGAAAGCGATTTTGTGGTGGTGATGGTGCCTTATTCCGCGGTCACGCATCATTTGATCAAGGCCGGGGACCTGGCATTGATGAAGCCATCGGCAATTTTTATCAACACGGCGCGCGGCGGCGTGGTCGATGATGTTGCGCTGATCGCGGCGCTGAAAGAGAAGCGCATTGCCGCTGCGGGCATCGACGTATTTGAGGGTGAGCCCACATTCAACGCCGAGTTCCTGAAGCTCGACAATGTCGCAATGACGCCGCACATCGGCAGTGCCACGCACGCCACACGCATGCGCATGGCCGCACTCGCGTCGGTAAACATGACAGCCGCGCTGACGGGCAAGATTCCCCCCAATCTGGTAAATCCTTAA
- a CDS encoding NAD(P)-dependent oxidoreductase, whose protein sequence is MKVAFLGLGVMGYPMAGHLKAKGHDVTVYNRTTAKSEAWTKQHGGAFGKTVAEAVAGSELVMMCVGNDIDLMEVGQAALATMKSGTILVDHTTGSADAARKLYAIAKAKGIGFIDAPVSGGQAGAEKGQLTVMCGGDQAVFDTAKPVIDSYAKATTLMGASGAGQLTKMVNQICIAGLVQALSEGLAFAEKAGLDGNLVLDVISKGAAQSWQMENRGKTMLKREFNFGFAVDWMRKDLGICMEEARRNGAKLPITAQIDQFYKEVQESGGNRFDTSSLITRL, encoded by the coding sequence ATGAAAGTCGCATTTTTGGGCCTTGGCGTCATGGGCTATCCCATGGCTGGACACCTCAAAGCCAAAGGGCATGACGTCACCGTATATAACCGCACGACAGCCAAATCAGAAGCTTGGACGAAACAACATGGTGGAGCCTTTGGCAAGACCGTTGCGGAAGCAGTCGCAGGCAGCGAACTCGTCATGATGTGCGTCGGCAACGATATTGACCTGATGGAAGTGGGTCAGGCGGCACTCGCAACGATGAAATCCGGAACAATCCTGGTCGATCACACCACCGGGTCGGCCGATGCCGCACGAAAACTCTATGCGATCGCAAAGGCAAAAGGCATTGGTTTCATAGACGCGCCGGTCTCGGGCGGGCAAGCAGGCGCCGAGAAGGGTCAGTTAACTGTGATGTGCGGTGGTGATCAGGCGGTCTTTGACACGGCCAAACCGGTAATCGACAGTTATGCGAAGGCCACCACATTGATGGGCGCGTCTGGCGCGGGGCAACTGACCAAGATGGTTAACCAGATTTGCATTGCGGGCCTGGTGCAAGCACTCTCGGAAGGATTGGCATTCGCGGAAAAGGCCGGGCTCGACGGCAACCTGGTGCTTGATGTCATTTCGAAGGGCGCGGCGCAATCGTGGCAAATGGAGAATCGGGGCAAGACCATGCTGAAGCGCGAATTCAATTTTGGATTTGCCGTGGACTGGATGCGAAAGGATCTGGGCATTTGCATGGAAGAAGCGCGGCGGAATGGAGCAAAGCTACCCATCACCGCGCAAATCGACCAGTTCTACAAGGAGGTGCAAGAGTCAGGTGGAAACAGGTTTGACACCAGTTCCCTGATTACGAGACTATAG
- a CDS encoding glutathione S-transferase N-terminal domain-containing protein: MIKLFYSPGACSLAPHIVLEELGIAFEPVLVSLKDGDHKKSDFLRVNPRARVPALNVDGKVLTETVAILTYLGGGYAERGLWPKDTWRQAEALSLMSWLASSVQAAVAGIFRTERYSTDESAHASIIATSRATLEKYFAEIDKMLTGKTFAMGGQYTVCDPYLLVFFRWGNRIGIPMKEKYPVWTKHALRVASRPTVKRVLEVEGIQIEG, encoded by the coding sequence ATGATAAAGCTCTTTTATTCACCTGGCGCCTGCTCCCTCGCACCGCACATCGTCCTCGAAGAGCTCGGCATTGCCTTTGAACCGGTTCTGGTATCGCTAAAGGACGGCGACCACAAAAAGTCGGATTTTCTAAGGGTGAACCCACGTGCGCGGGTACCGGCGCTGAATGTCGACGGCAAGGTCCTCACCGAAACCGTCGCCATCCTGACGTATCTGGGTGGCGGCTATGCCGAACGTGGTCTGTGGCCGAAGGATACCTGGCGGCAGGCGGAAGCACTGTCGCTCATGTCTTGGCTTGCATCCAGCGTGCAAGCGGCCGTTGCCGGTATATTCCGCACCGAGCGTTACAGCACCGATGAATCGGCGCATGCCAGCATTATCGCGACCAGCCGCGCCACACTTGAGAAGTACTTTGCGGAAATCGACAAAATGCTCACGGGCAAGACCTTCGCAATGGGTGGTCAATACACCGTCTGCGATCCGTATCTGCTGGTGTTCTTTCGCTGGGGCAATCGTATCGGCATCCCCATGAAGGAAAAATATCCGGTGTGGACCAAGCATGCACTCCGCGTGGCCTCGCGGCCGACAGTCAAACGTGTCCTTGAGGTCGAAGGGATACAGATCGAAGGTTGA
- a CDS encoding DUF1203 domain-containing protein — translation MNFRITGLSPESFRAIFSLNDAELATLGAQRVFADDSAGFPCRVSLTHAAPGEELILISYAHQTARSPYQAAGPIFVRKAATVACEAVNKVPEPVRIRLLSVRAYDTTDMIVEADVVDGVEVESLIDRYFEREDVAYLHIHYARRGCYACRVDRV, via the coding sequence ATGAATTTTCGAATCACAGGGCTTTCCCCTGAATCATTCAGGGCCATTTTCAGTCTGAATGATGCTGAGCTTGCCACGCTTGGCGCGCAACGCGTGTTTGCCGATGACTCAGCAGGATTTCCGTGCCGCGTCAGCCTGACGCACGCCGCGCCGGGCGAAGAGTTGATACTCATATCCTATGCGCACCAGACAGCGCGATCCCCTTATCAGGCGGCCGGTCCAATATTCGTCCGAAAGGCCGCCACGGTAGCTTGCGAGGCGGTGAACAAAGTACCGGAACCGGTTCGCATCCGTTTGCTCTCAGTGCGCGCCTACGACACGACTGACATGATCGTTGAGGCAGACGTGGTGGATGGCGTGGAAGTCGAATCGCTCATTGATCGTTATTTCGAGCGCGAGGATGTCGCGTACCTGCATATCCACTATGCACGACGCGGCTGTTACGCCTGTCGCGTGGACAGGGTGTGA